DNA from Palaemon carinicauda isolate YSFRI2023 chromosome 23, ASM3689809v2, whole genome shotgun sequence:
tatatatctatctaaatattcaggcgtcattttgactggtcgcatacactattCCTTTGGAAGACAAGAAATGgctaaatttcttttatatataccgtatatgcttttcatattcaaataagccatatattttactcccttaatatgtatacatacgtatacatatgatatatatttacatatactgtatatacatacattgaatatatatatatatatatatatatatatatatatatatatatatatatatatacatatatatatatatatatatatatacatatatatatatactgtatatatatatatatatatatatatatatatatatatatatatatacagtatatatatatatatatatatatatatatatatatatatatatatatatatatacacagtatatatatatatatatatatatatatatatatatatatatacatatatatactgtgtatatatatatatatatatatatatatatatactgtatatatatatatatatatatatattgtatatatatatatatatatacatatatatatactgtgtatatatatatatatatatatatatatatatatatatatatatatatatatatatactgtatatatatatatatatatatatatatacagtatattcaaataagccatatattttactcccttaacATCTATATTCTCACTTATacattgggatcagagacccaaaggggtaatcaactcaaagataatagcttctggccagccggggaatcgaatcctggtcctaGATGCTATGTCAGGGTCATCCTaacttcttggaccagggttcgattccccggccggccagaagctattatctttgagttaattccccctttgggtctctgatcccaatgtATAAGTGAGAATATAGATgttaagggagtaaaatatatggcttatttgatatatatatatatatatatatatatatatatatatatatatatatttatttatctatatacatatatatatgtatatagataaatatatatatatatatatatatatatatatatatacatctatatacatatatatatatatatatatatatatatatatatatatatatatatatatatatatatattcaatgcatgtatatatatgtaaatatatatcatatgtatatgtatatatacgtacatgtagctatatgcatatatgtatgtatttcagtataatacaacATACTAGAATAAAATCTGAGATCAAAGAGATTCTATTACTAATCTCtccttttatcaaaattaatatctatatctatatctataagttCTTCTAGAGATTTCTATCATTTTGATCAACATTATCAAATTAATTAGAAGAATtcaagtcgttttatagtttatatataaaagatatgtttcAATGTTgattttgttcttgaaatatttctattttaattgttcataatttctcataacgtttgtttattttcttatttcctttcctcactgggctatttttccctgttggagccaagtttatggcatcttgcttttccaagtaaggctgtagcttagggagtagcaataataataataataataataataataataataataataataataataagaacaacaacaataataataacaataataataataataataataataataataataataataataataataataataataataataataaatgaaacatCAAACCAAACTGTTgtaaactgcatttatcttacctAAGTTCTACTATAAGGGTTGTGAGCCAGGGTTGGTAAcatccctggctggtgatcgccagaatggggttcgagtcccgcttaatctcattagttcctttggtagctgcaaccccaccatcttagtcagctaaggatgaagggtttgggggaggctataggtctacctgctgagtcatcagcagccattgcctggccatcctaggtcctagcttgggtagggagGGATCGTTAGAATTAAATCATTCCTCATATACAGAGAAAAATGGAGGCTATggatggtttaaggtttaaaggctgctcgtgaatggcaaaggcaaggggcggtgacaatgccctagagactggccatagatacatatgatcagcacttaagcccctctccacccaaggtctgaccatggagggccaggcaatagctactcaTGGATCAGCagttaaacctataggctcccaaaagctcccatccttagctcacaaggatggtgaggttgcaggcactacaagaaactatcgagcttgagcaggactcgaaccccagtcagacaTATCTCCAGACAGGGGTCTTTCCAATAGGAATTGATCCTCGAGTGTGTGACGTTTGCGGGACATTAAAGACTAACGGGTACAACAAGAATTCACGCATTCAAGGAGCTTCTAGaatctacaaccctggttgcaaaagcaggatgttataatcccaagggccccaacagggaaaatagccctgcgaggaaaaggaaataaggatactgaTAGaataagtgtgcctgagtgtaccctcatgcaagagaactctaacccaagacagtggcagaccatggtacagaggctatggcactacccaagactagagaataatgattttggagtgtccttttcatagaagaCCTGTTTAGCATAggtatagtctcttctacccttgaggTCTTAGAATGTACAacattggttggaaaagcaggttccaacagggaaaaattgcccagtgtggaaaggaaataaggaaactggtggaagaccacagtacagaggctatgacactacccaagactagaaaacaatgattttgaagtgtccttctcatagaagagctgtttagcatagctaaagagtctcttcttctacccttaccaagaggaaagtgaattTTCTACTGGAGATAAACACAATCCCAGAACTGAATAAGGCAAGATGGCGGCTAGATACGACATACCTTAGTATACGCTTGTACAGACAGGGCAATCTAGTTATAAGAGATGTCATTTGTTCCTACTTTGCCCGGAGGAGAAAGATGATTATAAAAACAACATTATAATGAAATGAACAATGAACAGAACaatgaaaagaacaatgaaaacataaaaaagcaGAGAGAAATCACTGGCTTAGATGGCACAGAAACTGTGATATGGAAAACAAGATTTCTGTAGAACAGAACATTcagggataaaaaaaaatttggtttccaTGGTAACGAGAGGTGTAatcaagccgagagagagagagagagagagagagagagagagagagagagagagagagagagagagagagagagaggagaaggggtGGGGGTGAGGGAGAAGGTGAACATCAGGATATCAGTGATGCCTTGCCTCTTGCTATTGTAGGAAAACACAAAGAAATAATTgtttcatatgtatgtgtatataatatatatatatatatatatatatatatatatatatatatatatatatatatatatatatatatgtatatatatatatatatatatatatatatatatatatatatatatatatatatatatatatatatatattatatatatatatatatatatatatatattatatatatatagatatacttatatgtaacatatatatatatatatatatatatatatatatatatatatatatatatatatatatatatatatatataatatagatatacttatatgtaacatatatatagatatataaatatatatatttatataggctatatatatatatatatatatatatatatatatatatatatatatatatatttatatatatatatatatttatatatatatatatatcaatatatatatatatatatatatatatatatatatatatatatatatatatatatatatatgtctaaatatacttatatgtaacatatatacagatatatatatatatatatatatatatatatatatatatatatatatatatatatatatatatatatatatatttatgtttagatatacttatatgtaacatatatatatatatatatatatatatatatatatatatatatatatatatatatacatatataaatatatatatatatatatatatatatatatatatatatatatatatatatatatgtatgtgtgtatgtgtgttatatatatatatatatatatatatacatatatatatatatctatatatctatatttatgaatatatgttatatatatatatatatatatatatatatatatatatatatatatatatatatatatatatatatatacatatatatatatatatatatatatatatatatatatatatatatatatatatatatatatatatatacataatgtatataaagcGTGACTGGTTTCTGGTTTAGACTTGCCGTTCTCCAacccgagttctctctctctctctctctctctctctctctctctctctcgtctgcctTTCCCCTTTAAGGTTAATAACAACTTGCAAATTTTATTTGGCTTTTAACTTCATCAATGGCTTATTCTGAGAACCAGTGGAGCTGTATTTGATAGGTATTTTGATTAATATTGACAATCAAATGTATATTATACCATATGATGATTCATATTAACTATACATAATGTAGTCTCTCATTTGATTTCATAACAACATAATTTAGTCTCTCATATGATTTCATAATAGCATAATGTAGTCTCTCATATGATTTCATAATACCATAATGTAGTCTCTCATATGATTTCAAGACAACATAATGTAGTCTCTCATATGATTTTATAACATAATTTAGTCTCTCATATGATTTCATAATACCATAATTTAGTCTCTCATATGATTTCATAATACCATAATGTAGTCTCTCATATGATTTCATGACAACATAATGTAGTCTCTCATATGATTTTATATCATAATGTCTCTCATAGGATTTTATAATATAATGTAGTCTCTCATATGATTTATAACATAATGTAGTTTCTCATATAATTTTATAACATAATGCAGTCTCTCATATGATTTTATAACAACATAATGTAGTCTCTCGTATGATTTATAATAGCATAATGTTGTCTCTCATATGATTTTATAACAGCATAATATTGTCTCTCATATGATTACTAACAACATAATGTAGTCTCTCATATTATCTTATAACAACTCACTTCCCAATCCTTCACAGGCAAGTCCTTTAGACCACGAACTCGGCTCGACACGCTTCATAGGCTCACCTCCTCCGACAGCCTTGCGCTCCCACGAGTCCGCCAACCGGGACGACAACGGTAACGCCCTTCAGAGCCGTCGAGGAAGTGAAAGCGGAGAGGAGGAGGAGCACACAGTGTACAAACCGTCAAATCCTTCGCTGGAGCTGTCGCAGCCGAGGATCACCCTCAACACTGCCCCTAGGAACGCTTCCCCGCCCCCGGCACATGCCTTCATCTCTGCCGAGAGAGGCAGGAGGTCTTCCGTAGTCGGGTCGGCGTCCGCCATGTCGCTGAGGTCCCTGGCCACTATGGCCCGCGAGAGTCTGTCGCAGAGCCAGGAACTCGCGCCCCCTCCCAAGTTGGTCACCTATCTGTCGGAAGGTGGCGCCGAAGCGGTCCAGGTAAGTTGGGCGAGGTTGTCCAACTGATTTTTCATACGTGTCTTGGCTGACCCACAGAATGGTAGGTGAGGTAAAGCTTTCCATATAAGCCCTTTTTTAATTTCTAATGCAAATATCTGCACTACTGGCAACTACATGGGGTCTTATATGTTATTGGATTAGGCTACTAAGTGACAACTAAGGGCTGGAACTTAGGGCAACCTACTAGTAT
Protein-coding regions in this window:
- the LOC137616939 gene encoding uncharacterized protein — translated: MGGGRPTAGGDEPRRKPRSLPPLAQKPKSPVIAASPLDHELGSTRFIGSPPPTALRSHESANRDDNGNALQSRRGSESGEEEEHTVYKPSNPSLELSQPRITLNTAPRNASPPPAHAFISAERGRRSSVVGSASAMSLRSLATMARESLSQSQELAPPPKLVTYLSEGGAEAVQEWVPDESGMGLATPPRKNSAPSIRDLPSPMMGRHGLPRPPPPPLNNRRSRSTVKLSPIHKDA